The following are encoded in a window of Brevibacillus sp. DP1.3A genomic DNA:
- a CDS encoding matrixin family metalloprotease, whose amino-acid sequence MPTNAQDQSEYRVDFSGVSAPIPVNIRTGPTTSAAIIDRLQLNTRVQFSGWTRGTSLTDYWTSAPDNRWFFYEKNGVKYYVASAFINGNPPATDQNKPFVSYQVTITTNIPALRQAYENAIRNWNNTGIVSLTPTQNAPITLGEGYARGYDGFGWWQSNGSRITGGTVIQWNRVSNRNAAYLEALATHEIGHVLRLNHRSDHSIMNNSWLTRITGPTQNDINELRNIYSR is encoded by the coding sequence ATGCCGACAAACGCACAGGATCAATCCGAATATCGCGTAGATTTTAGCGGTGTATCCGCTCCGATCCCTGTCAATATCCGTACCGGACCGACTACTTCTGCTGCTATCATCGACAGGCTTCAACTAAATACCCGTGTACAATTTTCTGGTTGGACCCGAGGCACCTCGTTAACGGACTATTGGACAAGTGCCCCTGATAATAGATGGTTCTTCTACGAGAAAAACGGCGTGAAATACTATGTTGCGTCTGCTTTTATTAATGGAAACCCACCTGCAACCGATCAAAACAAGCCCTTCGTTTCGTATCAGGTAACCATTACGACGAATATCCCTGCTCTCAGACAGGCCTATGAAAATGCCATACGGAATTGGAACAACACAGGCATTGTTTCATTAACACCAACACAAAATGCTCCCATTACCTTAGGTGAAGGTTATGCGAGGGGGTATGATGGATTTGGCTGGTGGCAATCGAATGGTTCCAGAATAACTGGTGGCACAGTCATCCAATGGAACAGAGTGAGCAACAGAAACGCCGCTTATTTAGAAGCTTTGGCTACTCATGAGATTGGACATGTGCTGCGACTAAATCATAGGTCGGATCACTCGATCATGAATAACTCTTGGTTAACGAGAATCACTGGTCCTACCCAAAACGACATCAATGAGCTTAGAAACATCTATAGTCGATAA
- a CDS encoding GNAT family N-acetyltransferase, whose amino-acid sequence MNNQILSARLTLTKVALPDWELIRSIYSNPTLMEHIGATMSDEDIRRNFEKELAPWSLESTHWLTWIIRETDSGNDVGLISICTRNRETLTAEVGFIILDGFKGKGYATEAIRRVFDFAVDTFGFKKFTAVCSEEHVASRRVLEKAGMKLDKIVPESTEIAGKMVSDCIYSLEK is encoded by the coding sequence ATGAATAATCAAATTCTCAGTGCGCGCCTGACTCTCACCAAAGTGGCATTACCCGATTGGGAGCTGATCCGCTCCATCTATTCCAACCCGACACTGATGGAGCATATCGGAGCGACCATGAGCGATGAAGATATCCGCCGTAACTTTGAGAAAGAACTCGCTCCGTGGAGCCTAGAATCGACCCACTGGCTAACCTGGATCATACGTGAAACCGACTCCGGTAACGATGTTGGCTTGATTAGCATCTGCACTCGTAACCGAGAAACTCTCACTGCGGAAGTAGGCTTCATCATACTGGACGGATTCAAAGGCAAGGGCTATGCAACGGAAGCAATCAGACGCGTATTTGATTTTGCTGTAGATACTTTTGGATTCAAAAAATTTACGGCTGTTTGTTCTGAAGAACATGTGGCTTCACGACGCGTTTTGGAGAAGGCTGGAATGAAGCTGGATAAAATCGTGCCCGAAAGCACTGAAATTGCAGGTAAGATGGTGAGTGACTGCATTTATTCGTTGGAGAAGTAA
- a CDS encoding ABC transporter ATP-binding protein: MSENIMEVKHLQTQFTRDNQKTVVLDHVSFHIKKGEVLGLVGESGCGKSVTSLSIMRLFKDTTGEITNGEIVYNGTNLLSISESDMRRIRGKEISMIFQEPMTSLNPVMKIGEQLMEAIRLHLGYSDQKAREQAVSMLTKVGIPRPSEIMGEYPHQLSGGMRQRIMIAMAMSCNPNLLIADEPTTALDVTIQAQILDVMKQLQAEEHMSMLLITHDLGVVAEMCNRVVVMYAGRVVEEASVYDLFDEPKHPYTKGLIGSVPKIGQKRARLDSVPGNVPTPNNMPKGCKFAPRCKDVMPVCWEKEPAITMVEEERSCRCWLYQEEGRDVHV; encoded by the coding sequence ATGAGTGAGAACATCATGGAAGTAAAGCATCTGCAGACGCAATTTACGAGAGACAACCAGAAGACAGTCGTCCTCGATCATGTCAGCTTTCATATAAAAAAAGGCGAGGTGCTTGGACTAGTTGGCGAATCGGGCTGTGGCAAGAGCGTGACCTCCTTGTCGATCATGCGCCTGTTCAAGGACACGACTGGTGAGATTACCAATGGCGAGATTGTTTACAACGGTACGAATTTGCTCTCGATTTCGGAGAGTGATATGCGCCGTATTCGCGGAAAAGAAATCTCGATGATTTTTCAGGAGCCGATGACCTCGCTCAACCCGGTGATGAAAATCGGAGAGCAATTGATGGAAGCCATTCGTTTGCATCTCGGCTACTCCGACCAAAAGGCGCGAGAACAAGCAGTGAGCATGCTGACAAAGGTGGGCATTCCGCGACCAAGCGAAATTATGGGGGAGTACCCGCATCAGCTCTCTGGCGGTATGCGACAGCGCATCATGATTGCGATGGCGATGTCCTGCAATCCCAACCTGTTGATCGCCGATGAGCCAACGACTGCACTCGATGTTACGATACAAGCCCAAATCCTCGACGTAATGAAGCAGCTTCAGGCTGAAGAGCATATGTCGATGCTGTTGATCACGCATGATCTGGGCGTCGTGGCAGAGATGTGCAACCGTGTCGTGGTCATGTACGCAGGGCGTGTCGTGGAGGAAGCTTCTGTTTACGACTTATTCGACGAACCCAAGCATCCGTATACCAAAGGCTTGATCGGCTCTGTCCCCAAAATCGGGCAGAAGCGCGCGCGGCTGGATTCGGTTCCGGGCAACGTACCGACACCAAACAATATGCCGAAGGGCTGCAAATTCGCTCCGCGCTGCAAGGACGTCATGCCTGTTTGTTGGGAAAAGGAGCCCGCCATTACGATGGTGGAAGAGGAACGTTCTTGCCGCTGCTGGCTCTATCAAGAGGAAGGTAGGGATGTTCATGTCTAA
- a CDS encoding ABC transporter permease subunit, whose protein sequence is MEVVKEIGHNVVVPTEKKSRAREFWKKWKKQKTAFWAGFFILFLFVIALFGPWIAPYDPYEPNYDVTLQTPSMEHWAGTDEYGRDILSRIIVGTGISLGVSFSSVVVGAVVGTVLGLISGYYGGWLDRLIMRWSDVMFAFPDLLLAIAIVAILGPGLTNVVVAVAVFSIPSFARLIRGNTLAAKEAVFVEAARSMGAKSSRIIFRHIFPETVSSMIVFFSMRIGTSILAASSLSFLGLGAKPESPDWGAMLSMGRDYLATSPHVVIIPGIAIFLTVLAFNLVGDGLRDILDPKTKN, encoded by the coding sequence ATGGAGGTAGTAAAAGAAATCGGGCATAACGTTGTAGTTCCCACGGAAAAGAAATCCCGAGCCCGCGAGTTTTGGAAGAAGTGGAAAAAGCAAAAGACAGCATTCTGGGCTGGGTTTTTTATCTTGTTTTTGTTTGTGATAGCACTGTTTGGCCCATGGATCGCACCGTATGATCCGTACGAGCCGAACTATGATGTGACGTTGCAGACTCCTTCCATGGAACATTGGGCAGGGACAGATGAATACGGACGGGATATTTTGAGCCGCATCATTGTAGGAACGGGTATCTCTCTTGGCGTCAGCTTTTCTTCTGTGGTGGTCGGCGCAGTGGTTGGAACGGTATTAGGCTTGATTAGCGGATATTACGGCGGGTGGCTGGATCGCCTCATCATGCGGTGGAGTGACGTCATGTTTGCTTTTCCCGACTTGCTGCTCGCAATCGCCATTGTTGCGATCCTCGGCCCGGGATTAACGAATGTAGTCGTAGCGGTCGCGGTGTTCAGTATCCCATCGTTTGCTCGTTTGATTCGCGGCAATACATTGGCTGCCAAGGAAGCGGTGTTTGTAGAAGCGGCGCGGTCTATGGGGGCAAAAAGCAGCCGGATTATTTTCCGGCACATCTTTCCAGAGACCGTCTCTAGTATGATCGTCTTTTTTTCCATGCGGATCGGTACCTCGATCTTGGCAGCATCCAGTCTCAGCTTTCTCGGTCTGGGGGCAAAGCCGGAGAGTCCCGACTGGGGGGCGATGCTCAGTATGGGGCGTGATTATCTCGCCACTTCTCCTCATGTGGTCATCATTCCCGGGATTGCGATCTTTTTGACCGTGCTGGCGTTCAACCTGGTTGGGGATGGCTTGCGCGATATTTTGGACCCGAAAACGAAGAACTAA
- a CDS encoding glutathione ABC transporter substrate-binding protein produces MKKASFLRTASVLLFSVALLFGCSSGGGSGSNSGTPAASNGGTTTGAPQKDQMVIAVNENFITMDPQNTGDALSSGVQSAMFEGLLIYDKDLKLMPGLSTEYSVNEDATAYTFKLRQNVKFHDGTPFNAEAVKINFDRMSNKDNNLRAYRNYKYIKSTEVVDEHTVKVTLNQPFSAMINKFTTGIISPAALEKYGKDITKNPVGTGPYKFVEWVQGDHLTVELNPDHWNKGAAKVGKIVYKPVPENGSRVAMLKTGEADVIYPLPEQQVETLNGAEGVKVERTPSTITRYVSINMLKKPFDDPRVRQAINHAVDKDAFIKVVKSGYGAQLESVMSPTIAHYAKQGAYEYNIEKAKQLLKEAGYENGFTTDIWGNTNSDTMKGMQFIQQQLQKVGITVEVKSMEEATLSDEIYGIKSPEEAKMNMWYVSWSSADPDNAMRSLFSSENFPPAGANTAFYKNALVDQSIKEATQSSDQDKQKQLYGVVQENVFKDAPWIFLAVDEILYGKRANVNGVYITPSGGIYVREAAFQ; encoded by the coding sequence ATGAAAAAAGCATCGTTTTTGCGAACCGCATCCGTCTTACTTTTTTCAGTGGCTTTACTTTTCGGATGTTCCAGTGGCGGTGGTAGTGGCAGTAATAGTGGAACTCCGGCAGCTTCCAATGGGGGGACAACGACGGGAGCGCCGCAAAAGGATCAGATGGTCATCGCCGTAAACGAAAACTTTATCACGATGGACCCGCAAAATACAGGGGATGCACTGTCATCAGGTGTCCAAAGCGCGATGTTTGAAGGGCTTCTGATTTATGACAAGGATTTGAAGCTCATGCCAGGTCTATCGACTGAATATTCGGTTAATGAAGATGCGACAGCGTACACCTTCAAGCTCCGGCAAAACGTGAAGTTCCATGACGGTACTCCATTCAATGCCGAAGCGGTCAAAATCAATTTCGACCGGATGAGCAACAAAGACAACAACTTGAGAGCCTATCGAAACTACAAATACATCAAGTCTACAGAGGTTGTCGACGAGCACACAGTGAAAGTGACGCTGAACCAGCCGTTTTCCGCGATGATCAACAAGTTCACGACGGGAATCATCAGCCCGGCGGCTCTGGAAAAGTACGGCAAAGACATTACCAAAAATCCAGTCGGTACAGGTCCATATAAATTCGTGGAATGGGTACAGGGTGACCATCTGACGGTAGAGCTGAATCCAGATCACTGGAACAAGGGAGCAGCCAAGGTCGGTAAAATCGTCTACAAGCCCGTTCCTGAAAACGGCTCCCGCGTAGCCATGCTGAAGACGGGTGAGGCCGATGTCATTTATCCGTTGCCGGAGCAGCAAGTAGAGACACTGAACGGAGCAGAGGGAGTAAAGGTAGAGCGCACACCATCTACGATCACACGCTATGTCTCGATTAATATGCTGAAAAAGCCGTTTGATGATCCGCGTGTACGCCAAGCGATCAATCATGCAGTGGACAAGGACGCGTTCATTAAAGTCGTGAAATCCGGGTATGGCGCACAACTGGAATCCGTGATGTCCCCGACGATTGCCCACTATGCGAAGCAAGGCGCCTATGAATACAACATCGAAAAAGCGAAGCAGCTTTTGAAAGAAGCAGGCTACGAGAACGGCTTCACAACGGACATCTGGGGCAATACGAACTCGGATACGATGAAGGGCATGCAATTCATTCAGCAGCAATTGCAAAAGGTCGGCATCACCGTTGAAGTGAAATCGATGGAAGAAGCGACGCTGTCTGATGAAATCTACGGCATCAAGTCGCCAGAAGAAGCAAAAATGAACATGTGGTACGTAAGCTGGTCCTCTGCTGATCCAGACAATGCGATGCGTTCGTTGTTTAGCAGCGAGAACTTCCCGCCTGCGGGAGCGAACACGGCTTTCTACAAAAATGCCCTTGTCGACCAAAGCATCAAGGAAGCGACACAATCGTCAGACCAAGACAAGCAAAAGCAGCTGTATGGCGTCGTGCAAGAAAATGTGTTTAAAGATGCACCATGGATTTTCCTCGCAGTCGATGAAATCTTGTACGGAAAACGCGCGAACGTGAACGGTGTTTATATCACACCGAGTGGCGGCATCTATGTAAGAGAAGCGGCGTTCCAATAA
- a CDS encoding ROK family transcriptional regulator, translated as MRRTGDLKLIQELNRSIILDTIRHYGPISRSEIAKRNKLSPTTVTSAVSELIRDSFVCEVGTGESNGGRKPILVQFSPDSRFLIGVSISGSKITIAEMNLEAVVKRKEVHSIKPYQGESVLAYLMDIIEQFMRGAASLETCMGISIVTQGIVDSVHGVIRYNPKLRLQNAPVKEMIEQRFQLKTWLDNDTNAYLLAEKTIGDFSHYQNMLYVTIGDGLGASILMNGAIYRGFKGGAGEFGHTTIDRAGVRCDCGNVGCLENYVSWPTIYSKLVSSLAKGKTSRISDLVEQDVGRITPAVFRQALAEQDPLAVSILEETASYLASGLVNLIHLFNPEVIILGGEIAFENELLIAKVKDYVREYAHGILTEELEIRPNSLGENVEVAGAAAVLLQDTFQFSL; from the coding sequence ATGCGTAGGACGGGTGATTTAAAGCTGATCCAAGAACTGAATCGCTCCATCATATTAGATACGATCCGTCATTACGGCCCCATTTCCCGGAGTGAAATAGCGAAGCGGAACAAACTGAGTCCTACTACCGTGACCTCGGCTGTCAGTGAGCTGATTCGTGACTCGTTCGTATGCGAGGTGGGAACAGGAGAGTCAAATGGCGGACGAAAACCGATATTGGTCCAGTTTTCTCCTGATAGTCGCTTTCTGATCGGCGTTTCGATCTCTGGCTCGAAGATTACCATTGCCGAAATGAATCTGGAAGCTGTGGTCAAACGAAAGGAAGTTCACTCGATCAAGCCATACCAAGGGGAGAGCGTCCTCGCTTATTTGATGGACATCATTGAGCAATTTATGCGTGGAGCCGCGAGTCTGGAGACATGCATGGGAATCTCGATTGTCACACAAGGCATCGTGGACTCGGTCCATGGGGTGATTCGCTACAATCCAAAGCTCCGCTTGCAGAACGCCCCTGTTAAAGAAATGATCGAGCAGCGTTTCCAGTTGAAAACCTGGCTGGATAACGACACGAATGCGTATTTGCTCGCCGAGAAGACTATCGGGGATTTCAGTCATTATCAAAACATGCTGTATGTCACGATTGGGGATGGATTGGGAGCCAGTATTTTGATGAACGGTGCCATCTACAGGGGCTTTAAAGGCGGGGCCGGTGAGTTCGGTCATACCACGATTGATCGGGCAGGTGTGCGGTGCGACTGCGGAAATGTAGGCTGTCTGGAAAATTACGTGAGCTGGCCAACGATTTACTCCAAGCTGGTCTCCTCGCTTGCGAAAGGAAAGACGAGCCGCATCTCGGATTTGGTGGAGCAGGATGTTGGCCGAATTACTCCTGCGGTATTTCGTCAGGCTTTGGCAGAGCAGGACCCGCTTGCGGTCAGCATTTTGGAGGAAACCGCTTCTTATTTGGCTTCGGGGCTGGTCAATCTGATTCATTTGTTCAATCCGGAGGTCATTATTCTGGGCGGTGAGATTGCCTTCGAAAATGAGCTATTGATTGCCAAAGTAAAAGACTACGTAAGGGAATACGCGCATGGAATCCTGACGGAGGAATTGGAGATTCGGCCGAATTCGTTGGGTGAAAATGTAGAGGTCGCAGGAGCTGCCGCTGTTTTATTACAGGATACGTTTCAGTTTTCGCTATAA
- the nikB gene encoding nickel ABC transporter permease, with translation MFRYIVKRLIEIIPIIFVVSLLIFFFIHLVPGDPVRLAAGKEATLEEIERVRQELGLDKPLLTQYVNYMQNLLTGNLGHSLKTGLPISDMFENRFSVTMTLTFMSLGWALVLGLLIGTISAVFRNKWPDYVGMLTAISGISLPGFWLGLILIQVFSVTLGWFPTGGVESWKSYVLPSLTLGAGIMSMLARFTRSSLLETLKEDFIRTGRAKGLKESVVVRKHALKNSMIPVVTIAGLQFGFLLGGSVVVETVFSIPGMGRLLIDSIAFRDYPVVQAVILLFSLEFILVNLLVDILYKALNPKIRYDS, from the coding sequence ATGTTCCGTTATATCGTGAAGAGACTCATCGAGATCATCCCGATTATTTTTGTCGTGTCATTGCTCATTTTCTTCTTTATCCATCTAGTTCCGGGTGATCCTGTTCGCTTGGCGGCGGGAAAAGAAGCGACCTTGGAAGAGATCGAGCGGGTGCGTCAGGAGTTGGGCTTGGATAAGCCATTGCTTACCCAGTACGTCAACTACATGCAAAACCTGCTGACAGGAAATTTGGGACACTCCTTGAAGACGGGGCTTCCCATTAGCGATATGTTTGAAAACCGTTTTTCTGTAACGATGACGTTGACATTTATGAGCCTGGGCTGGGCCTTGGTGCTCGGACTGTTGATTGGGACGATCTCTGCTGTTTTCCGCAATAAATGGCCGGATTACGTAGGGATGCTGACGGCGATTTCTGGTATTTCCTTGCCTGGATTTTGGCTGGGGCTCATTCTCATACAGGTTTTTTCTGTCACGCTGGGCTGGTTTCCCACAGGTGGGGTCGAGAGCTGGAAAAGCTACGTGCTCCCCTCGTTAACCTTGGGAGCAGGAATCATGTCGATGCTGGCTCGTTTTACCCGTTCCTCCCTGCTCGAAACATTAAAGGAAGATTTTATCCGAACAGGTCGGGCAAAAGGGTTGAAGGAATCCGTAGTCGTTCGCAAGCACGCCCTGAAAAATTCGATGATTCCGGTCGTGACCATCGCCGGATTGCAATTCGGCTTTTTGCTAGGCGGATCGGTTGTCGTAGAGACGGTGTTTAGCATTCCGGGTATGGGGCGTCTGTTGATCGATTCCATTGCTTTTCGCGATTATCCGGTCGTACAGGCAGTCATCCTGTTGTTTTCACTGGAGTTCATTCTCGTGAATCTGCTGGTAGACATCTTGTACAAGGCACTGAATCCGAAAATCCGTTATGACAGCTAA
- a CDS encoding ROK family protein yields the protein MAKEEYAIGLDLGGTKILAGLVDRTGRIIAQKQLPTLAEEGEKAVVERVLSATDDVLSASGIDPQKVRGVGIASAGVINSANGEVVFASNLGWRNVPIGALIQQRFGLPVRLFNDANAAAIAEWLWGAGAGTQNMIYVTVSTGVGAGVISDGRLVCGRDGSAGEFGHISIDWNGPPCRCGNRGCLENYASGTAIENAARHKLATTNGPVTAKAIRETALAGDPFSKQLIKQAGFYLGVGAANLIYLFNPEVIVFGGGVMNASTILMPEIEKSMRERCIAGLAQEVRVILSQIGVEAGVMGAAGGVFALDQPGEKTSNF from the coding sequence ATGGCAAAAGAAGAATATGCGATTGGACTGGACCTGGGTGGGACCAAAATCTTGGCTGGTTTGGTTGATCGCACAGGCAGGATAATTGCACAAAAGCAGCTGCCGACCTTAGCGGAAGAGGGAGAAAAAGCAGTGGTCGAAAGGGTGTTGTCTGCTACTGATGATGTCCTATCAGCAAGCGGCATCGATCCCCAAAAAGTACGCGGCGTAGGAATTGCTTCAGCTGGGGTGATTAATAGCGCGAACGGTGAAGTAGTATTTGCGAGCAATCTAGGCTGGCGAAATGTACCGATTGGCGCCCTGATCCAGCAGAGGTTCGGACTGCCCGTCCGGCTGTTCAATGATGCGAATGCAGCGGCAATCGCGGAGTGGCTATGGGGCGCAGGAGCTGGCACCCAAAATATGATCTATGTCACCGTCAGCACAGGCGTAGGGGCAGGAGTGATCAGCGACGGTCGATTGGTTTGCGGGCGGGATGGGAGTGCGGGTGAGTTTGGCCATATCTCGATCGATTGGAACGGACCGCCATGTCGCTGCGGCAATCGAGGCTGCCTGGAAAACTACGCATCGGGTACTGCCATTGAAAACGCCGCTCGCCACAAGCTGGCAACCACAAATGGGCCAGTTACGGCCAAAGCAATCAGGGAGACTGCGCTAGCAGGAGATCCTTTCTCCAAGCAACTCATCAAGCAAGCAGGGTTTTACTTGGGAGTTGGAGCAGCCAATCTAATCTATTTGTTTAATCCGGAGGTTATCGTCTTCGGAGGTGGAGTGATGAACGCGTCTACCATACTCATGCCGGAAATTGAGAAGAGCATGAGGGAGAGATGCATCGCTGGACTGGCGCAGGAGGTACGTGTCATTCTTAGTCAGATCGGGGTGGAAGCTGGAGTGATGGGAGCGGCAGGGGGAGTTTTTGCGCTAGATCAACCAGGAGAGAAAACATCAAATTTTTAA
- a CDS encoding Gfo/Idh/MocA family protein — protein MAKVRVAVIGAGSISDMHLQSYQQNERTEIRAVVDFNEERAREKAQKYGAKTYYSKLEDVFTDEQVDAVSICTWNNTHADIAIAALRAGKHVLLEKPLSTTVESALLIEEAVKESGKLLQVGFVRRYDTNAQLLKQFIDAGELGEIYYAKASCLRRLGNPGGWFADKDRSGGGPLIDLGVHVIDLCWYLMGCPKVTTVSGNTYNKLGNRANVKNLSFYKAADYDPSQNTVEDMANALIRFENGASLFVDVSYTLHAKKDELVVKLYGDKGGAEVEPELSIITEKHNTILNVCPQMDKLSFDFKRGFQNEIDHFIACILGEKETLSPVQDGVEMMKILCGIYESAATGREIVFTR, from the coding sequence ATGGCAAAAGTGAGAGTTGCGGTGATTGGTGCAGGATCAATTTCAGACATGCACTTGCAATCGTACCAGCAAAACGAGCGTACAGAAATTCGTGCCGTCGTCGACTTCAACGAGGAGCGCGCACGGGAAAAAGCACAGAAGTACGGGGCCAAAACCTACTACAGCAAGCTTGAGGATGTTTTCACAGATGAACAGGTAGACGCTGTGAGTATTTGTACGTGGAACAACACGCACGCAGATATTGCTATCGCTGCCCTTAGAGCGGGTAAGCACGTGCTTTTGGAAAAGCCTTTAAGTACAACAGTTGAAAGCGCTCTCCTGATAGAAGAGGCCGTAAAAGAGAGTGGCAAGCTGCTCCAAGTAGGTTTTGTGAGAAGGTACGATACGAATGCGCAATTGCTCAAGCAGTTCATCGATGCGGGCGAGCTGGGGGAGATTTATTACGCGAAGGCATCCTGTCTGCGTCGTTTGGGCAATCCGGGAGGCTGGTTCGCTGACAAGGACAGATCTGGCGGAGGTCCACTCATCGATCTCGGCGTGCATGTCATTGATCTGTGCTGGTACTTGATGGGCTGCCCAAAAGTAACGACCGTCAGCGGCAATACATACAACAAGCTGGGCAATCGCGCCAACGTCAAAAATCTCTCCTTTTACAAAGCAGCTGACTACGATCCTTCCCAAAACACTGTCGAGGATATGGCCAATGCACTCATTCGCTTTGAAAACGGAGCGTCCCTTTTCGTGGATGTGAGCTATACACTGCATGCGAAAAAAGACGAGTTGGTCGTCAAGCTGTACGGAGACAAGGGAGGCGCAGAGGTGGAGCCAGAGCTGTCCATCATTACAGAAAAGCATAACACGATCCTAAATGTCTGCCCGCAGATGGATAAATTATCATTTGATTTCAAGCGAGGCTTCCAAAATGAGATCGATCACTTCATCGCATGCATTTTGGGTGAAAAAGAAACACTTAGCCCAGTACAGGACGGCGTGGAAATGATGAAGATTCTGTGCGGCATATACGAATCAGCTGCGACCGGAAGAGAAATCGTATTTACCCGATAA
- a CDS encoding ABC transporter ATP-binding protein, with amino-acid sequence MSKSLVVVDGIKKTFPIDSGLLSSKKSVKAVNHVSFEIKEGETFSLVGESGCGKSTTGRLVTRLLMPDEGKIWINGEEISKMNETKLREVRKQVQMVFQDPYASLNPRMKIRDVVAEPLLIHTKLSPQERDRIVAEMLEVVGLSSYHAEKFAHEFSGGQRQRIGIARALILKPKLIVADEPVSALDVSIQSQILNLLKDLQEEFHLTYLFISHDLSVVEHISDKIGVMYLGSLVESGPKETIFANPGHPYTKALLSSVPIPDPRAKRERIILQGDVPSPVNPPSGCLFHTRCPFVMDICKTTPPALREAANRNHFVACHL; translated from the coding sequence ATGTCTAAATCACTGGTCGTGGTAGACGGTATCAAAAAAACGTTCCCGATTGATAGCGGTCTATTAAGCAGCAAAAAAAGCGTAAAAGCCGTAAATCACGTTTCGTTTGAGATCAAGGAAGGCGAGACGTTCAGTCTGGTCGGAGAGAGTGGCTGCGGCAAGTCGACGACAGGGCGCTTGGTCACACGACTTTTGATGCCGGATGAGGGCAAGATTTGGATCAATGGAGAAGAAATCTCCAAGATGAACGAAACGAAGCTGCGGGAAGTGCGCAAGCAGGTACAGATGGTTTTTCAGGACCCGTACGCCTCGCTGAATCCGCGGATGAAAATTCGCGATGTGGTAGCAGAGCCTCTTCTCATTCATACGAAGCTGTCTCCCCAAGAGCGGGATCGGATTGTCGCCGAAATGCTCGAGGTCGTCGGGCTCTCCAGCTATCATGCGGAGAAATTCGCCCATGAATTCAGCGGAGGGCAACGGCAGCGCATCGGAATCGCTCGCGCCTTGATTTTGAAGCCGAAGCTGATCGTCGCGGATGAGCCAGTCTCTGCCCTCGATGTGTCGATTCAATCGCAAATCTTGAATTTGCTAAAAGATTTGCAGGAAGAATTTCATTTGACCTATTTGTTTATTTCCCACGATTTGAGCGTGGTCGAGCATATTAGCGACAAGATCGGCGTGATGTATTTGGGGAGTCTCGTAGAATCCGGCCCGAAGGAAACGATTTTTGCCAATCCCGGGCATCCATATACAAAAGCGCTGCTCTCTTCAGTTCCGATTCCTGATCCACGGGCAAAGCGGGAGCGGATCATTTTGCAGGGAGATGTGCCGAGCCCGGTGAATCCGCCGTCAGGCTGTCTGTTTCATACGCGCTGTCCGTTCGTGATGGACATATGCAAGACGACACCACCTGCATTGCGGGAAGCGGCAAACCGAAATCATTTTGTCGCCTGCCATTTGTGA